The proteins below are encoded in one region of Rhinolophus sinicus isolate RSC01 linkage group LG07, ASM3656204v1, whole genome shotgun sequence:
- the YJU2B gene encoding putative splicing factor YJU2B translates to MGERKGVNKYYPPDFNPEKHGSLNRYHHSHPLRERARKLSQGILIIRFEMPYNIWCDGCKNHIGMGVRYNAEKKKVGNYYTTPIYRFRMKCHLCVNYIEMQTDPANCDYVIVSGAQRKEERWDMADNEQVLTTEHEKKQKLETDAMFRLEHGEADRSTLKKALPTLSHIQEAQSAWKDDFALNSMLRKRFREKKKALQEEEERDQALQAKASLAIPLVPETEDDRRLAALLKFHTLDSYEDKQKLKRTEIISRSWFPSASGPGSGSSSSSGSSKAGGVLKKLAQNRRSATAGGLISVGDLGIVRRQSREISESPQHAAESGEPQVLEGTTQDRPTSPQDCLQEIAKTSAPQEQDGSCQDRPWSPAGSSQEAPVPQDMPHPCTLSSSLVADYSDSESE, encoded by the exons GGTGAAAGGAAAGGTGTAAACAAGTACTACCCTCCAGATTTCAACCCTGAAAAG CATGGCTCTCTCAACCGATACCACCACAGCCACCCGCTCCGGGAGCGGGCTCGGAAGCTGTCCCAGGGCATCCTCATCATCAG ATTTGAGATGCCATATAACATCTGGTGTGACGGCTGCAAGAACCACATTGGCATGG gTGTTCGTTACAATGCAGAAAAGAAGAAGGTTGGCAATTACTACACGACCCCGATATACAG ATTCCGGATGAAATGCCACCTCTGTGTGAACTACATCGAGATGCAGACGGATCCTGCCAATTGCGACTATGTGATTGTGAGTGGTGCCCAGCGCAAGGAGGAGCGCTGGGACATGGCAGACAATGAGCAGGTGCTGACGACAG AGCATGAGAAGAAGCAGAAGCTGGAGACGGACGCCATGTTTCGCCTGGAACATGGCGAAGCCGACCGGAGCACTCTCAAGAAGGCTCTCCCCACCCTGAGCCACATCCAGGAGGCCCAGAGTGCCTGGAAGGATGACTTCGCCCTCAACAGCATGCTGCGGAAAAGGTTCCGG gaaaagaaaaaagccctgcaggaggaagaggagagggaccAGGCCCTGCAGGCTAAGGCGAGCCTGGCCATCCCACTGGTGCCTGAGACAGAGGATGACCGCAGGCTGGCCGCCCTGCTCAAGTTCCACACCCTGGACT catACGAGGACAAGCAGAAACTCAAGCGGACAGAGATCATCAGCCGCTCCTGGTTCCCCTCTGCCTCAGGACctggcagcggcagcagcagcagcagtggcagcagcaaaGCTGGTGGTGTCCTGAAGAAGCTGGCCCAGAACCGCAGATCTGCCACTGCCGGCGGCCTCATCTCTGTGGGGGATCTGGGCATCGTGCGAAGGCAGTCCCGAGAGATCTCAGAGAGCCCCCAGCATGCGGCCGAGTCTGGGGAGCCACAGGTGTTAGAGGGCACCACCCAGGACAGGCCCACATCCCCTCAAGACTGCTTGCAGGAGATAGCCAAGACCAGTGCGCCTCAGGAGCAGGATGGGAGCTGTCAGGACAGGCCCTGGTCTCCAGCAGGCTCCTCTCAGGAGGCACCTGTTCCCCAGGACATGCCACACCCCTGCACCCTCAGCTCCTCCCTCGTGGCTGACTACTCAGACTCAGAGAGTGAGTGA